The Mucilaginibacter mallensis genome has a segment encoding these proteins:
- a CDS encoding DUF4255 domain-containing protein encodes MIDTALDFISKRLNAFLRVKYQDQSNSIDYIQLNNIAWNDQSISQPTTNNAFITLVNIEEDRVSKSPDNYVRTNTGIVYQNPTIFLNLYVLFAANLNSYEESLTRLSYIIQFFQFQNVFTTLDSPGLPQGIDKLIFDLKTLSFQDLNNLWGILGSKYLPSVVYILRLVTITSDFEMGNVPLLHEIVVNDKTLQQ; translated from the coding sequence ATGATCGATACGGCACTCGATTTTATAAGCAAACGGCTTAACGCCTTTTTGCGCGTAAAATATCAAGATCAATCAAACTCCATTGACTATATCCAGCTTAATAATATAGCATGGAATGACCAATCTATTAGCCAGCCAACCACCAATAATGCTTTTATAACACTGGTTAACATTGAAGAGGACAGAGTCAGTAAATCCCCTGATAATTATGTACGCACAAACACTGGCATAGTATACCAAAACCCCACCATTTTCCTTAATCTATATGTGCTTTTTGCTGCCAATTTAAATTCCTACGAAGAATCATTAACAAGACTGTCTTATATCATCCAGTTTTTTCAGTTTCAAAATGTTTTTACAACGCTTGATTCCCCGGGGCTGCCGCAAGGCATCGATAAGTTAATATTCGACCTGAAAACGCTCTCCTTCCAGGATCTGAATAACCTGTGGGGGATTTTGGGTTCCAAATATTTGCCATCAGTGGTATATATACTCCGGCTGGTTACTATTACCAGCGACTTTGAAATGGGTAATGTGCCATTGCTGCATGAAATAGTTGTTAACGATAAAACCCTGCAGCAATGA
- a CDS encoding GPW/gp25 family protein: MNTDFLGTGWGFPPTFDNATNKVAMSSDEADIQLSLQILLSTRKGERVMLPDYGCNLNEMLFEPMNTTFKSYISEMIRTAILYYEARIDLNSLLIDDSQDAEGIIIINISYTVRTTNSRFNFVYPFYKREGTELN; the protein is encoded by the coding sequence ATGAACACGGATTTTTTAGGAACAGGCTGGGGTTTCCCGCCAACGTTTGATAATGCGACCAATAAGGTAGCCATGAGCAGCGATGAAGCTGATATACAGCTCAGTCTGCAAATACTACTATCAACTCGAAAAGGCGAACGCGTTATGCTACCCGATTATGGCTGCAACCTTAACGAAATGCTTTTTGAGCCGATGAACACCACCTTTAAAAGCTATATAAGTGAAATGATACGCACCGCCATACTTTATTATGAGGCGCGAATAGACCTGAATAGTTTGTTGATAGATGACAGTCAGGATGCAGAGGGGATCATCATAATCAACATCAGTTATACGGTGCGCACTACAAATTCAAGGTTCAATTTTGTATATCCTTTTTATAAAAGAGAAGGAACAGAACTAAATTAA
- a CDS encoding CIS tube protein: protein MSSTGELLKMQIVAYDDDSFSSATGPDYVYEVLINPESYALTYASIINDKSTQGSSESTVTQNKRAPQTVTFKFLFDGTGVIQRGGGGLLSGLAVPGLPTNKPDVMQDYEKFKSVVYQYGSDTHQPRYVQLQWGSLMYNCQMINMTITFKLFNPDGTPLRAEANCTFQSVINETTLAAIENRQSPDLTHVRTVKAGDTLPLLCYKEYGDSRYYYQIAQFNRLTDFKKLIPGAKIIFPPITTS, encoded by the coding sequence ATGAGTAGTACAGGCGAATTACTGAAAATGCAGATCGTAGCCTACGACGATGATAGTTTCTCATCGGCTACAGGGCCCGATTATGTTTATGAAGTATTGATCAACCCTGAATCATACGCGCTTACCTATGCCTCAATAATTAATGATAAAAGCACGCAGGGCTCGAGCGAAAGTACGGTCACCCAAAATAAAAGGGCTCCGCAAACGGTAACTTTTAAGTTTTTGTTTGATGGTACAGGCGTAATACAAAGGGGCGGAGGCGGGTTACTGTCGGGCCTGGCGGTGCCGGGTTTACCCACCAACAAGCCTGATGTAATGCAGGATTATGAAAAGTTTAAAAGTGTAGTTTATCAATATGGCAGCGATACGCACCAGCCGCGCTATGTGCAGTTACAATGGGGATCATTGATGTACAACTGTCAGATGATTAACATGACCATCACTTTTAAGCTGTTTAACCCCGATGGAACACCCTTACGCGCTGAAGCCAACTGTACCTTTCAGAGTGTAATTAATGAAACTACACTGGCGGCTATTGAAAACCGGCAGTCGCCTGATTTAACACATGTAAGAACTGTAAAAGCCGGCGATACGCTGCCTTTGCTTTGTTATAAGGAGTATGGGGATAGCCGGTATTACTACCAGATAGCACAATTTAACAGGCTTACAGATTTTAAAAAATTAATACCGGGAGCGAAAATAATTTTTCCTCCTATTACTACAAGCTAA
- a CDS encoding phage tail sheath family protein: protein MSQINESAIQTPGVYVNEIPSFPPSIAQVATAIPAFIGYTAMATDSSGNSVINQAVRLSSLVEFVTYFGAGPPNLTANVALNPDNSVASVSISPTYQLFNSMCMYFNNGGADCYIISVGLYSTTAPNILDFINSASITPMCLDVLKLEDEPTLIVIPDAVSLGNNYYTLMVQALVQCGALQDRFTILDVPNGTVPRSYDNNDVITLFRDGIGSMNLNYGAVYYPYLKSSLPVTISYSNTVLSQGGFATSLNLIVSGNPFITQITNTSADFTGKVSPLLTLATTTNILPPNIVTKAQLISAITAIYANLKAFAGLTGLTDTTPAPTTPPMPPGKTISGIYAGYITPSTASPSTPFEYLLEQLFLIDNQYPVGAKPGVVKPTVDFPLYTNLPTPAMVLPPGITSIYGNTVPSDPVAFIAATVTSLAAKVVSLITSFYNDSLNLMNGLEQQVISSSGIYANIKTAIANAGIVVPPSGAMAGVYASVDSSRGVWKAPANVSLNTVIAPMVNIDDDTQGDLNIDTNAGKSVNAIRAFTGKGTLVWGARTLDGNSNDFRYISVRRFYIMVEESVKLAAMQFVFEPNDGTTWVRIRAMIENYLTNLWRLGALAGSKPEQSFYVKVGLGQTMVFDDILNGRLIVEIGMAPVRPAEFIILRFSQIQQTS from the coding sequence ATGTCACAAATAAACGAAAGCGCTATTCAAACCCCGGGGGTTTATGTAAATGAAATTCCATCATTTCCGCCATCAATCGCGCAGGTGGCAACAGCAATACCAGCGTTTATCGGGTATACGGCTATGGCAACAGACTCGAGCGGGAACAGCGTGATCAATCAGGCTGTAAGGCTATCTTCGCTGGTTGAATTTGTAACCTATTTTGGGGCAGGCCCCCCCAACCTAACCGCCAATGTTGCGCTAAATCCGGATAATAGCGTTGCTTCGGTATCCATTTCCCCAACCTACCAGTTGTTTAATTCCATGTGTATGTACTTTAACAATGGCGGGGCAGATTGTTATATCATTTCTGTGGGCCTGTACTCAACAACGGCCCCCAATATATTGGATTTCATTAACTCGGCCAGTATAACACCCATGTGCCTTGATGTACTGAAACTGGAAGATGAGCCAACCCTCATCGTAATACCCGATGCGGTATCGCTGGGTAACAATTACTATACGCTGATGGTGCAGGCTTTAGTACAATGCGGTGCTCTTCAGGATCGCTTTACCATACTCGATGTTCCGAATGGCACTGTCCCACGGTCATATGATAACAACGATGTAATTACCCTGTTCAGGGATGGGATAGGGAGCATGAATCTTAATTATGGCGCTGTTTATTACCCGTACCTTAAATCAAGCCTGCCGGTTACTATTTCATACAGTAACACAGTTTTGAGTCAGGGTGGCTTTGCTACCAGTTTAAATTTAATTGTATCAGGCAATCCTTTTATCACCCAAATAACAAATACCAGCGCTGATTTTACCGGTAAAGTAAGCCCATTATTAACATTGGCTACTACTACCAACATACTACCACCCAATATTGTTACTAAAGCGCAGCTTATAAGTGCAATAACAGCAATTTATGCTAATCTTAAAGCGTTTGCAGGGCTTACCGGCCTTACTGATACTACACCAGCACCAACCACACCACCAATGCCTCCGGGTAAAACTATCAGCGGTATTTACGCGGGATATATTACGCCAAGTACTGCCAGCCCGTCAACACCGTTTGAGTATTTATTGGAGCAACTGTTTCTTATTGATAATCAATATCCCGTTGGCGCCAAACCCGGCGTGGTGAAACCCACTGTAGATTTTCCTTTATATACCAATCTCCCAACGCCTGCTATGGTACTGCCTCCGGGAATAACCAGTATATATGGCAACACTGTGCCTTCTGATCCGGTTGCTTTTATAGCCGCTACAGTTACCTCACTGGCCGCTAAGGTGGTAAGCCTTATTACCAGTTTTTATAATGATTCATTAAACCTGATGAATGGCCTGGAACAACAGGTAATTTCATCAAGCGGGATTTATGCCAATATTAAAACCGCGATAGCCAATGCCGGTATAGTAGTACCGCCGAGTGGCGCAATGGCTGGTGTTTATGCATCTGTTGATAGCTCACGCGGGGTATGGAAAGCGCCTGCCAATGTAAGCCTTAACACGGTTATAGCACCAATGGTAAATATTGATGATGATACGCAGGGCGATCTGAATATTGATACCAACGCCGGTAAATCAGTAAACGCAATTCGTGCATTTACAGGTAAGGGCACCCTGGTTTGGGGCGCGCGCACGCTTGATGGTAATAGTAATGATTTCAGGTACATATCTGTACGCCGTTTTTATATAATGGTTGAGGAATCGGTAAAACTGGCTGCCATGCAGTTTGTGTTTGAACCGAACGATGGCACTACCTGGGTTCGGATCCGTGCCATGATTGAAAACTACCTGACCAACCTTTGGCGCCTGGGCGCATTGGCCGGCTCAAAACCTGAGCAATCATTTTATGTAAAAGTGGGCCTGGGGCAAACCATGGTATTTGATGATATACTTAATGGCCGCCTGATAGTTGAAATTGGTATGGCGCCGGTTCGCCCTGCTGAGTTCATCATACTGCGCTTTTCACAAATACAGCAAACCTCTTAA
- a CDS encoding phage tail protein, which translates to MATANYPLPKFHFSVDWGGTRIGFTDVSGLDITNDIIEYRDGASPEYHKIKMPGQRKFSNISLKRGVFKSDNDYYNWFNTINMNTVERRDITISLLDETLAPVIVWKIKNAWPTKVTSTDLKADGNEVAIETLELAHEGLTIQND; encoded by the coding sequence ATGGCTACAGCTAATTATCCACTACCCAAGTTTCACTTTAGTGTGGATTGGGGAGGTACACGTATAGGTTTTACCGATGTAAGCGGACTTGACATAACAAACGACATCATAGAATACCGCGACGGCGCGAGCCCTGAGTATCACAAAATAAAAATGCCCGGGCAACGTAAGTTCAGCAACATATCGCTTAAACGCGGCGTATTTAAATCAGACAATGATTATTATAACTGGTTCAACACCATTAATATGAATACGGTGGAGCGCCGCGATATAACCATCAGTCTGCTTGATGAAACACTTGCGCCGGTTATTGTATGGAAGATCAAAAATGCATGGCCAACAAAAGTTACCTCAACCGATCTGAAGGCTGATGGCAACGAGGTTGCTATTGAAACGCTTGAACTTGCACACGAGGGCCTCACCATACAAAATGATTAA
- a CDS encoding phage tail protein, with protein MFDYPFTGFHFVVMFEIFPQLPNDFRFQDVTGLSVDVNLDTYPEGGENRFVHRLPGRNKYADLVLKRGMTLVSGVTAWCLDCIENFNYQPTNMIVSLLNEDHLPVSSWYITNAIPIRYEVSGLDAMQNQIVIESMTLRYEYYRTLNLSAAVDAAIGAVAGLLGGGSAAATVTISVP; from the coding sequence ATGTTTGATTATCCATTTACCGGGTTTCACTTTGTGGTGATGTTCGAGATATTTCCGCAGTTGCCCAATGATTTCCGTTTCCAGGATGTCACGGGCTTGAGCGTGGATGTAAACCTCGATACCTATCCCGAAGGTGGGGAAAATCGCTTTGTACATCGTTTGCCCGGCCGTAATAAATACGCCGACCTGGTTTTAAAGCGGGGGATGACACTGGTATCAGGCGTTACCGCGTGGTGTTTGGATTGTATTGAGAATTTCAACTACCAGCCAACCAACATGATCGTATCGCTTTTAAATGAGGATCATTTGCCGGTATCATCATGGTATATAACCAATGCCATCCCCATACGGTATGAGGTCTCGGGCCTTGATGCCATGCAAAACCAGATAGTTATTGAATCCATGACGCTGCGGTATGAGTACTATCGGACACTCAACCTATCAGCCGCTGTAGACGCCGCTATAGGGGCGGTTGCCGGCTTGCTTGGTGGTGGCAGCGCGGCGGCAACAGTAACCATATCGGTGCCTTAA
- a CDS encoding PAAR domain-containing protein, producing the protein MPFAARVSDMHVCPMFTGPVPHVGGPVLPPCSPTVLIGGLPAACVGDMCVCAGPPDVIAMGSSTVLIGGKPAARMGDTTAHGGTIVLGCPTVIIGG; encoded by the coding sequence ATGCCATTTGCAGCACGGGTTTCAGATATGCACGTTTGCCCAATGTTTACCGGGCCGGTACCACATGTGGGTGGCCCTGTGTTGCCGCCATGTAGCCCAACGGTGTTAATCGGTGGTTTACCTGCGGCCTGTGTTGGTGATATGTGTGTTTGTGCCGGTCCGCCTGATGTTATTGCCATGGGTTCATCAACGGTATTAATTGGCGGTAAACCAGCGGCCCGCATGGGTGATACAACCGCGCACGGCGGTACAATAGTTTTAGGATGTCCAACAGTAATTATAGGAGGCTAA
- the vgrG gene encoding type VI secretion system tip protein VgrG codes for MPLSQTLPGTQKTDLVTYTIKVNGTALGTTYKVASMSFTNEINRIPMAKIIINDGDPAKQDFPVSNEATFIPGSTIDVTVGYHSDESPIFSGIILRHSIKIRNSGSPILVLDCRDKAVQMTVARKNKYFYNQKDSDAASEIIGNYGLTAAIEDTSAQLESIVQYDSTDWDFIVSRMEANGKLCTVSNGTVTAKKPDFTTATVLDAVFGATMVEFDADLDARNQYQSIVAKTWDYTTQAVATASAAEPGFTENGNLSSSDLGSVLNIAEYDLYSGEDVTSDELQSLADSRLLKARLSRCRGRVRFRGYGGELSPGDLINIGGVGDRFNGPVFISAVRHDITEGKWNTDVQFGMSNDLFMAQPDINSAPASNMLPAIQGLQIGVVTDLESDPDSQDRIRVRLPIIDANEDGVWSRIASLDAGNNRGMFFRPEIGDEVIVGFLNNDPRHPVVLGMLNSSVKPAPLKGSNQNDQKGYTSRSGMTMMFNDSEKSLKIQTPAGKKLTLSEQDGVIDIEDENGNKFSMDSSSITMQSAADINITASGNLNVTATNINLTPSSSLAVSAGGATINAGSGSASISAPSVSVEGSGTATIKGGVVMIN; via the coding sequence ATGCCGTTAAGCCAAACACTACCCGGAACACAAAAAACCGACCTGGTTACCTACACCATTAAGGTAAATGGAACTGCTCTCGGTACAACATATAAAGTTGCTTCAATGAGTTTTACCAACGAGATAAACCGTATACCTATGGCTAAGATCATAATTAATGATGGTGACCCGGCTAAACAGGATTTCCCTGTTAGCAACGAGGCTACATTTATACCGGGTTCTACCATTGATGTTACGGTGGGTTATCACTCCGATGAATCGCCGATATTTAGCGGGATAATTTTACGGCACAGTATAAAAATAAGGAACAGCGGTTCACCAATCCTGGTATTGGATTGCCGGGATAAAGCTGTACAAATGACCGTTGCCCGCAAAAATAAATATTTCTACAACCAAAAGGATAGCGATGCCGCCAGCGAGATCATCGGTAATTATGGCTTAACGGCAGCTATTGAAGATACCAGCGCACAACTGGAATCCATTGTACAATACGACAGCACCGACTGGGATTTCATCGTATCGCGCATGGAAGCGAATGGCAAACTCTGTACAGTTAGCAATGGCACTGTCACCGCAAAAAAACCTGATTTTACTACCGCAACGGTGCTTGATGCCGTATTTGGCGCTACCATGGTTGAGTTTGATGCCGACCTGGATGCCCGAAATCAGTACCAAAGCATTGTAGCCAAAACCTGGGATTATACCACCCAGGCGGTAGCAACAGCCAGCGCCGCGGAACCCGGATTTACCGAAAACGGTAACCTATCGAGCAGTGATTTGGGCAGTGTGTTGAATATAGCAGAATATGACCTGTATTCGGGTGAGGATGTAACATCGGATGAACTGCAAAGTCTCGCTGACTCCCGTTTGCTGAAGGCACGATTATCACGTTGCCGTGGTAGGGTGCGTTTTAGGGGATATGGCGGAGAATTGAGTCCGGGTGATCTGATCAACATTGGTGGTGTTGGCGACAGGTTCAACGGACCGGTATTTATATCGGCCGTTAGGCATGATATCACCGAAGGTAAATGGAATACCGATGTGCAGTTCGGCATGTCGAATGATTTGTTTATGGCGCAGCCGGATATAAACTCAGCACCGGCAAGCAATATGCTGCCTGCCATACAGGGCCTTCAGATTGGTGTGGTTACCGATCTGGAAAGTGACCCCGACAGCCAGGACCGCATCCGTGTACGGTTGCCCATCATCGATGCTAATGAAGATGGTGTCTGGAGCCGCATAGCCAGTTTGGATGCGGGCAATAACCGGGGGATGTTCTTTCGGCCTGAGATTGGCGACGAAGTAATAGTTGGTTTTTTAAATAACGACCCGCGCCACCCGGTAGTACTGGGTATGCTGAACAGCAGTGTTAAGCCCGCGCCCTTAAAAGGTTCAAACCAAAATGATCAAAAGGGTTATACATCGCGCAGCGGCATGACCATGATGTTCAATGATTCCGAAAAATCGCTAAAGATCCAGACTCCCGCAGGTAAAAAATTAACCCTTAGCGAGCAGGATGGGGTGATAGATATTGAAGATGAGAACGGCAATAAATTTTCAATGGACTCATCATCCATAACCATGCAAAGTGCAGCGGATATAAACATAACAGCAAGCGGTAATTTAAATGTTACCGCTACCAATATAAATCTTACGCCTTCATCCAGTTTAGCGGTAAGCGCAGGCGGGGCCACAATAAACGCGGGGAGTGGTAGTGCAAGTATATCGGCACCATCAGTAAGTGTTGAGGGCTCGGGCACGGCAACAATAAAGGGTGGGGTTGTAATGATCAATTAA
- a CDS encoding DUF5908 family protein, whose amino-acid sequence MPVEIRELQITANVQDGGSKPSSGSSSKGASGGGSDDMIAKCVEQVLDILREKNER is encoded by the coding sequence ATGCCAGTTGAAATACGCGAATTGCAAATTACAGCCAATGTACAGGATGGCGGTAGTAAACCATCCTCCGGCTCCTCATCAAAGGGGGCCTCAGGCGGGGGATCAGATGATATGATCGCTAAATGTGTTGAACAGGTGCTTGATATATTAAGAGAAAAAAATGAACGCTGA